Within Actinoplanes sp. L3-i22, the genomic segment CCATCTATGTCGTCAAGGGCGGAACATCCGCTGCTGCGCCATGCGAACGCTCGGATGGTCATCAATGGACACCGTTGACGGAGTCGACCAAGGTGCATAACGTTTCGGCTTGTCCCCGTAACTTTCGGAGGCACCACAGATGAGAATTGGTCGCATCGCCGCGTTCCTCGCGGTCAGCCTTGCCGTGGCCGGCTCCGCACCGGCCAGCGCCCACCCGTCCCCCGCCCACGACGACGGCTCGCTGCGGGCCGCCGCGCACGGCTCCGGCGTGCGGATCGGCACCGCGGTCGACATGGCCGCGCTCGCCGCAGACGCCCCCTACCAGGCCGCGGTGGCCCGCGAGTTCGACACGGTCACCCCGGAGAACGTGATGAAGTGGGAGGTCGTCGAGCCACAGCCCGGCGTCTACGACTGGACCGCCGCCGACCGGCTCGTCGACTTCGCGCGGAAGAACGGGCAGCTCGTCCGCGGCCACACCCTGGTCTGGCACAGCCAGAACCCGGCCTGGCTGACCGAGGCCGCGTACACCCCCGCACAATTGCGGGTCCTGCTGCGCAAACACATCTTCGACGAGGTCGGCCATTTCAAAGGCCGGGTCTGGGCGTGGGACGTCGCGAATGAGATCTTCAACGACGACGGCACGCTCCGCGACACGATCTGGCTGCGCGCGCTCGGCCCGGACTACATCGCCGACGCATTCCGCTGGGCGCACCAGGCCGACCCCAAGGCGCTGCTGTTCCTCAACGATTACAACAACGAGGGCGTGAACGCGAAGAGCGATGCCTACTATGCGCTGACGAAACGGTTGCGCGCGGCCGGCGTCCCGGTGCAGGGTTACGGCATGCAGGGCCACCTCGGCGTGCAATACGGCTTCCCCGGCGACGTCCTGGAAAATGTCCGCCGATTCGACCAGCTCGGCGTCTCGACCGCGTTCACCGAAGTCGACGTGCGGATGGTGTTGCCGCCGGACACCGCAAAGGTGCAGGCCCAGGCCGAGGGATTCGGATTGCTCCTGCGAGCCTGCCTGATCGTGAAGCATTGTGTGTCGTACACGGTGTGGGGATTCACCGACAAGTATTCGTGGGTGCCGGGCTTCTTCGACGGCCAGGGATCGGCGACCCCGCTCGACGAGAATCTGCAGCCGAAACCGGCTTATGACACGCTTCGGGAGACCTTCCTGCTGGTCCGGCGCTGATTCCGGACCCGACCGAGAACCAGGCTGCGCCGGCACCGTCCGCCGGCGCAGCCTCTCCGTCTCCGTCGCGGCCCGCTTCCGGATTTCCCGCGCTTCTGCCTTCTCGCGCCCCCCGGCTTTCTTGGGCTTCCGGCTTTCCTGCCTTCGGCGATTTCAGAGAGTCAAATTCTTCATTGCCTCGGTCCGCTGGGGTACAGATCGTCGCTCCCGCGGGGACCCTTCCGGGCCTCGCAGGGCGCGGGGCGCCCAAAACGCGAGGCCCTACAGGGCGACGTCCGAGGGCGGGCACGGTTCAAAAGAACCCACGCAACCCGCCGCCCGGGTCAAGGCCCAGCCGCGCCTCAGCCTTTCCAGAGGTTGAGCATCATGGCCTCGACGGCGATCTCCGGCTTGACGTTCTGATTGATCGACTCGCGGCAGGCCAGCACCGCCTCCAGCCGGCGCAGCGCACTTTCCGGCGTCCACTTCCGCGCCGCCGCCTCGGACTGCGGCGACACGTCCCCGTGCACCACCGCCACCGGCGCCCGCAACGCCGTGATCAGCACGTCCCGGTAGAACCCGGCCAGGTCGACCAGCGACCGATCGAGCGCGTCCCGCTGCGCCCGGGTGGCCCGCGACTTCTGCCGCTTCTCCAGATCCTTGATCTGCCCGGCCGCCCCGCGCATCGCCCCGGCCGCCCCGCGCCCGGTGCCACCCGCGCCCAGCGCCTGCTCCAGCGCCGAACGCTCGGCGGCGTCCGAATCCACCACGCCGGCCGCCGCCTCCGCCTTGGCCGAGGCCACCAGCGCCGCCGCCACCTCGAACGCGGCGCCCACTCCGGTCAGCCGCTTCGGCACCGCGAGCACCGCGTCCCGCCGGGACCGCGCCTCCGGATCGGCGGCCAGCAGCCGGGCCCGGACGATGTCGCCCTGAGCCGCCGCGGCCGCCCAGGTGGCGGTCTCCGAGGCGAGCCCGTCCCGCTCCATCAGCGCCGCCGCGACCGCGTCCGCCGGCGCCTGCCGCAGCGGCACGAGCCGGCACCGGGAGCGGATCGTCACCGAGATGTCGTCCGGGTGGGTCGACGGCGTGCAGAGCAGGAAGACCGTCCGCGGCGGCGGCTCCTCGATCGCCTTGAGCAGCGCATTCCCCGCGGCCTCGGTGAGCCGGTCGGCGTCCTCGATC encodes:
- a CDS encoding endo-1,4-beta-xylanase — protein: MRIGRIAAFLAVSLAVAGSAPASAHPSPAHDDGSLRAAAHGSGVRIGTAVDMAALAADAPYQAAVAREFDTVTPENVMKWEVVEPQPGVYDWTAADRLVDFARKNGQLVRGHTLVWHSQNPAWLTEAAYTPAQLRVLLRKHIFDEVGHFKGRVWAWDVANEIFNDDGTLRDTIWLRALGPDYIADAFRWAHQADPKALLFLNDYNNEGVNAKSDAYYALTKRLRAAGVPVQGYGMQGHLGVQYGFPGDVLENVRRFDQLGVSTAFTEVDVRMVLPPDTAKVQAQAEGFGLLLRACLIVKHCVSYTVWGFTDKYSWVPGFFDGQGSATPLDENLQPKPAYDTLRETFLLVRR
- a CDS encoding DNA polymerase III subunit delta', whose amino-acid sequence is MRDGVFSDLVGQDETVETLRRAARAASRVVAGEQVGSGAMTHAWIFTGPPGSGRSLAARAFAAALECERDGAGCGECHGCRTVLGKTHADVRFVAPEGLSIGVGEMRALVLRAATAPSGGRWQVVVIEDADRLTEAAGNALLKAIEEPPPRTVFLLCTPSTHPDDISVTIRSRCRLVPLRQAPADAVAAALMERDGLASETATWAAAAAQGDIVRARLLAADPEARSRRDAVLAVPKRLTGVGAAFEVAAALVASAKAEAAAGVVDSDAAERSALEQALGAGGTGRGAAGAMRGAAGQIKDLEKRQKSRATRAQRDALDRSLVDLAGFYRDVLITALRAPVAVVHGDVSPQSEAAARKWTPESALRRLEAVLACRESINQNVKPEIAVEAMMLNLWKG